Proteins encoded by one window of Vigna radiata var. radiata cultivar VC1973A chromosome 5, Vradiata_ver6, whole genome shotgun sequence:
- the LOC106760182 gene encoding uncharacterized protein C594.04c, whose product MTTNHNMATNTNLKNAAIAFLVPLPSILVYLSFQSAISGFPHSPSSRSIFWTWCYHHPLLFANVLFFFNVNLLFWLIGLIQSSHWMIDPYWTVIPVMLVHYYSTHPLAQYNRLRSRTVILLTWVWSIRLIHNYFRREKWQWGAREDWRFTDLSHQYGKHWWWASFFAIYVPQQVFLIGLSFPFYVIHSVNEPLSMWDFVAIVLCISGVVIAYIADTQLYNFVSGKKELKEAGKAEVVILEKGLWYYCRHPNYFGEQLWWWGVFVFAWKLGHGWTFIGALANSMCLGYVTKLVEERMLKQESREEAYRLYQKTTSTWVPWFKFSPLELKPKNL is encoded by the exons ATGACAACAAATCACAACATGGCAACAAATACCAATCTCAAGAATGCTGCTATAGCATTCTTGGTCCCTCTGCCTTCCATCCTAGTTTATCTCTCCTTCCAATCGGCCATTAGTGGCTTTCCACACTCTCCATCTTCTCGGTCAATTTTTTGGACATGGTGTTATCACCATCCTTTACTATTTGCCAATgtccttttcttcttcaatgtCAATCTGCTCTTCTGGCTCATCGGCCTAATCCAATCCAGCCACTGG ATGATCGACCCGTATTGGACAGTGATACCTGTGATGCTTGTTCATTACTATTCGACTCATCCTTTGGCTCAGTATAACCGGTTGAGGTCGAGGACGGTGATTCTGTTAACTTGGGTTTGGAGTATCAGGCTGATCCACAACTACTTCAGGCGAGAAAAGTGGCAGTGGGGTGCCAGGGAGGATTGGCGTTTCACTGATTTGAGCCATCAGTATGGAAAGCATTGGTGGTGGGCTTCCTTCTTCGCCATCTACGTGCCTCAGCAG GTGTTTCTGATTGGACTATCATTTCCATTCTATGTTATCCACTCGGTCAACGAGCCTCTGAGCATGTGGGACTTTGTAGCCATAGTTTTGTGTATATCTGGTGTTGTCATAGCATACATTGCTGATACTCAGCTTTACAACTTTGTGAGTGGAAAGAAGGAGCTAAAAGAGGCAGGTAAGGCAGAGGTTGTCATTCTTGAGAAAGGGTTGTGGTATTACTGTCGGCATCCAAACTACTTTGGAGAGCAGTTGTGGTGGTGGGGAGTGTTTGTGTTTGCATGGAAGCTGGGACATGGATGGACCTTTATAGGAGCTTTGGCCAATAGCATGTGTTTGGGTTATGTGACAAAGCTTGTGGAGGAGAGAATGTTGAAACAAGAGAGCAGAGAAGAGGCCTATAGGCTTTATCAGAAGACAACTTCTACATGGGTGCCTTGGTTCAAGTTCTCTCCTTTGGAACTAAAACCTAAGAATCTTTGA
- the LOC106760190 gene encoding chlorophyll a-b binding protein, chloroplastic — MASACASSAIAAVSISTPSSQKNGSVLGTPKASFLGGRKLRVNKYTAAVGGRSTTTVCAVADPDRPLWFPGSTPPPWLDGSLPGDFGFDPLGLGSDPESLRWNVQAELVHSRWAMLGAAGIFIPEFLTKIGVLNTPSWYSAGELEYFTDTTTLFIVELFFIGWAEGRRWADIIKPGCVNTDPIFPNNKLTGTDVGYPGGLWFDPLGWGSGSPEKIKELRTKEIKNGRLAMLAVIGAWFQHIYTGTGPIDNLFAHLADPGHATIFAAFTPK; from the exons ATGGCTTCTGCTTGTGCCTCCTCTGCCATTGCTGCTGTTTCCATCTCCACGCCAAG TTCCCAGAAGAATGGATCAGTGTTGGGAACCCCCAAAGCTTCTTTTCTTGGTGGAAGGAAATTGAGGGTGAACAAATACACAGCAGCAGTTGGAGGACGATCCACCACTACAGTGTGTGCCGTAGCAGACCCTGACAGACCCCTATGGTTTCCCGGCAGCACCCCTCCTCCATGGCTTGACGGCAGTCTCCCTGGAGACTTTGGCTTTGACCCTCTTGGTCTTG GATCTGATCCGGAGAGTCTGAGATGGAATGTTCAGGCAGAGCTAGTGCACTCCAGATGGGCAATGTTGGGTGCTGCTGGGATTTTCATTCCAGAATTCCTGACAAAGATTGGTGTTTTAAACACACCCTCATGGTACTCAGCTGGAGAACTTGAATACTTCACAGACACCACTACCCTCTTCATTGTTGAGCTCTTTTTCATTGGGTGGGCTGAGGGTAGAAGGTGGGCTGACATAATCAAGCCAGGGTGTGTGAACACTGACCCCATCTTTCCCAACAACAAGCTCACAGGAACTGATGTTGGTTACCCAGGTGGGCTTTGGTTTGACCCCCTTGGATGGGGAAGTGGTTCTCCCGAGAAGATCAAGGAGTTGAGAACTAAGGAGATCAAGAATGGGAGATTGGCCATGTTGGCTGTGATTGGTGCATGGTTCCAGCACATATACACTGGAACTGGTCCTATTGACAACCTCTTTGCCCACCTTGCAGATCCTGGCCATGCTACCATTTTTGCT GCTTTCACCCCTAAGTGA
- the LOC106760162 gene encoding probable inactive purple acid phosphatase 29 — MVGVGMALRGKWVLFPLYCFCLIPICLSAAKEGKPPQQQKLRFGENGQFKILQIADLHYANGKTTHCLDVLRSQYASCSDLNTTAFIQRIILAEKPNLIVFTGDNIFGHDASDPAKSMDEAFAPAIASNIPWVAVLGNHDQEGSLSRKGVMKYIAGMKNTLSIVNPPDVHIINGYGNYNLEVGGVKGTDFENKSVLNLYFLDSGDYSKVPFIPGYGWIKPSQQLWFRRTSKKLRKAYMNGPVPQKEPAPGLAYFHIPLPEYAKFDSSNFTGVKQEGISSASVNSGFFTTLVESGDVKAVFTGHDHVNDFCGKLTGINLCYAGGFGYHAYGKAGWSRRARVVVVSLEKTENGHWEDVKSVKTWKRLDDQNLTGVDGQVLWSKNFRSYRRKKQDGDS, encoded by the exons ATGGTTGGAGTGGGCATGGCACTAAGAGGAAAATGGGTTTTGTTTCCACTCTATTGTTTTTGCCTCATTCCGATATGTTTGTCGGCGGCGAAGGAAGGAAAGCCGCCACAACAGCAGAAGTTGCGGTTCGGGGAAAACGGACAGTTCAAGATCTTGCAGATTGCTGACTTGCACTATGCTAATGGGAAGACTACCCACTGCCTGGATGTGTTGCGTTCTCAGTATGCTTCTTGCTCTGACCTCAACACCACCGCCTTCATCCAAAGGATCATCCTTGCTGAGAAACCCAACCTAATTGTCTTCACTG GGGATAATATATTTGGACATGATGCCTCGGATCCGGCCAAATCAATGGACGAGGCATTTGCTCCTGCAATCGCTTCAAACATTCCTTGGGTAGCTGTTCTGGGCAACCATGACCAGGAAGGATCCCTCTCTAGGAAAGGGGTGATGAAATATATTGCTGGGATGAAAAACACTTTATCTATTGTCAATCCTCCGGATGTACACATAATTAATGGTTATGGGAACTATAATTTAGAGGTTGGAGGAGTTAAGGGTactgattttgaaaataaatcagTGCTCAATCTCTACTTTCTCGACAGTGGAGATTACTCCAAGGTTCCTTTCATTCCTGGCTATGGCTGGATCAAACCCTCTCAGCAACTTTGGTTCCGACGGACATCGAAAAAACTTAGG AAAGCATACATGAATGGACCAGTGCCTCAGAAAGAACCTGCACCTGGTCTTGCATACTTTCACATTCCATTACCTGAATATGCTAAGTTTGATTCATCAAACTTCACAGGCGTGAAACAAGAAGGCATAAGTTCTGCTTCTGTGAATTCTGGCTTCTTCACAACACTGGTTGAATCAGGAGATGTGAAGGCAGTTTTCACTGGCCATGATCATGTCAATGACTTCTGTGGGAAGTTAACAGGTATAAATCTTTGTTATGCTGGAGGATTTGGGTATCATGCTTATGGCAAAGCTGGATGGTCTAGAAGAGCAAGAGTGGTGGTAGTTAGCTTGGAGAAAACAGAGAATGGCCATTGGGAAGATGTCAAATCAGTTAAAACGTGGAAACGCCTTGATGATCAAAATCTAACTGGTGTTGATGGTCAGGTCTTATGGAGCAAGAATTTTAGAA GCTACCGCAGGAAAAAACAAGATGGCGACTCTTGA
- the LOC106760118 gene encoding tyrosine-sulfated glycopeptide receptor 1, whose product MRAPTPRDTPTPSTSTSSTTTTTSTPPSSIYMIPDLMVFVTLLFLLLSAFLLPVQAASCNQLDRDSLLAFSRNISSPSPLNWSSSVDCCLWEGIKCDDNFRVIHLLLPSRGLAGFIFPSLTNLTALSLLDLSQNRLSGNLPDQFFSLLNHLQILDLSYNRLSGELPPFVPNTTGNTIRELDLSSNLFHGKLPLSLLQHLADAIAAGSLTSFNVSNNSFTGQIPTSLLCNNHSSSSSLRFLDYSSNDFSGLIQPGLGACSKLERFRAGSNSLSGPLPGDIFDAVSLKEISLPLNKLGGTLGESIVNLVNLTVLELYSNNFTGPIPSDIGKLSKLERLLLHANKINGTLPPSLMDCVNLVMLDVRLNLLEGSLSALNFSGLLRLSALDLGNNSFTGIIPPTMYACKSLKAVRLASNHFEGQISPDILGLQSLAFLSISTNNLSNITGALRLLMGLKNLSTLMLSQNFFNEMMPDDVNITNPDGFQKIQVLGLGGCNFTGQIPHWLYNLKKLEVLDLSYNQISGSIPPWLHTLPELFYVDLSFNLLTGMFPAELTTLPALTSQRTYDEVERTYLELPVFANANNVSQMQYNQISNLPPAIYLGNNSLNGSIPVEIGKLSVLHQLDLSNNKFSGNIPAEISNLINLEKLYLSGNQLSGEIPVSLKSLHFLSAFSVAYNNLEGPVPTGGQFDTFSFSSFEGNPQLCGSVVRRSCLPQQGTTARSHSSSKKLIIGFAIAASFGLVSFVSVLIVWVISKRRINPGGEPDKIEVESISISSYSGVHPEVDKEASQVVLFPNKTSEIKDLTIVEILKATENFSQANIIGCGGFGLVYKATLPNGTALAIKKLSGELGLMEREFKAEVEALSTAQHENLVALQGYCVHEGVRLLIYTYMENGSLDHWLHEKADGPSQIDWPTRLKIAQGASCGLAYMHQICEPHIVHRDIKSSNILLDEKFEAHVADFGLARLILPYHTHVTTELVGTLGYIPPEYGQAWVATLRGDVYSFGVVMLELLTGRRPVDVSKPKMSRELVAWVQQMRSEGKQDQVFDPFLRGKGFEEQMLKVLDVACMCVSHNPFKRPCIPEVVEWLRNVGLSNHHMNKD is encoded by the coding sequence ATGAGAGCTCCCACTCCCAGAGACACACCAACcccatcaacatcaacatcatcaacaacaacaacaacgtCAACACCACCCTCTTCCATCTACATGATTCCCGACTTAATGGTCTTTGTCACTCTCctgtttcttcttctctctgCCTTCCTTCTTCCTGTTCAAGCCGCCTCCTGTAACCAACTTGATAGAGACTCACTCTTGGCCTTCTCCAGGAACATATCCTCTCCTTCTCCTCTCAATTGGTCTTCTTCTGTTGATTGTTGTCTCTGGGAAGGCATTAAGTGTGATGACAATTTCAGAGTCATACATCTATTGCTACCATCCAGGGGTCTCGCCGGCTTCATCTTCCCATCACTCACAAATCTCACTGCTCTCTCCCTTCTTGATCTTTCCCAGAACCGCTTATCTGGTAATCTCCCAGACCAATTTTTCTCACTTCTTAATCACCTGCAGATTCTTGATTTAAGCTACAATCGTCTCTCTGGTGAACTGCCACCCTTTGTTCCTAATACCACTGGCAATACCATTCGGGAGCTTGATCTGTCCAGTAATTTATTCCACGGAAAACTACCACTCTCTCTCCTTCAGCACCTGGCAGATGCAATCGCAGCAGGGAGTTTGACATCTTTTAACGTTAGTAACAACAGCTTCACTGGTCAAATTCCCACTTCTCTCCTCTGCAATAACCACAGTAGCTCATCCTCTCTTAGATTCTTGGATTATTCCTCCAATGATTTCTCTGGCTTGATTCAGCCAGGACTAGGAGCATGTTCCAAGCTGGAGAGATTTCGAGCAGGCTCCAATTCCCTATCCGGGCCCCTTCCTGGTGATATTTTCGATGCTGTTTCTCTCAAAGAAATCTCCTTGCCCCTCAATAAACTCGGTGGAACCCTTGGTGAGAGCATTGTTAACCTTGTCAACCTCACAGTTTTGGAGCTCTACTCCAATAATTTCACCGGGCCCATTCCCTCTGATATTGGTAAGCTCTCCAAATTGGAACGTTTACTTCTTCATGCCAACAAAATAAATGGCACTCTTCCCCCATCTCTAATGGACTGTGTCAATCTTGTCATGTTGGATGTAAGGCTCAATTTATTGGAGGGAAGCCTCTCGGCATTGAATTTCTCCGGACTCCTCAGACTCTCAGCACTTGACCTCGGCAACAATAGTTTTACTGGTATTATACCACCAACCATGTATGCATGCAAATCCCTTAAAGCAGTGAGGCTTGCATCTAATCATTTTGAGGGGCAGATCTCACCTGATATACTTGGACTTCAGTCTCTGGCTTTCCTATCAATTTCTACCAACAACCTCAGTAATATCACAGGAGCTCTGAGGCTGCTTATGGGACTCAAGAACCTTAGCACTCTCATGCTCTCCCAGaattttttcaatgaaatgATGCCAGATGATGTCAACATAACAAACCCAGATGGATTCCAAAAGATCCAAGTTCTAGGTTTGGGCGGTTGTAATTTCACAGGCCAAATACCACACTGGCTTTATAATCTGAAGAAGCTCGAGGTCTTGGATTTGTCCTATAATCAAATTAGTGGTTCAATTCCTCCTTGGTTGCACACGCTTCCCGAGCTTTTCTACGTAGACTTGTCTTTTAACCTCCTCACAGGAATGTTTCCAGCTGAGCTCACAACGCTTCCCGCACTAACATCACAACGGACCTATGACGAAGTAGAAAGGACTTACCTGGAGTTACCCGTGTTTGCTAATGCCAACAATGTCTCTCAGATGCAATACAATCAGATTTCCAACCTACCACCAGCAATATATCTGGGAAACAATAGCCTCAACGGCAGTATCCCGGTAGAGATTGGCAAACTCAGTGTTCTTCATCAGCTGGACCTTAGTAACAACAAATTCTCTGGCAATATCCCAGCGGAAATTTCTAACCTGATTAACTTAGAGAAACTATACCTCTCAGGAAACCAACTTTCCGGGGAAATTCCCGTTTCACTCAAAAGCTTGCATTTTTTGTCTGCTTTCAGTGTAGCATACAATAATCTTGAAGGACCGGTACCCACAGGTGGCCAATTTGATACTTTCTCCTTTTCTAGCTTCGAAGGAAACCCACAGTTGTGTGGGTCAGTTGTTCGGCGGTCTTGTCTTCCTCAACAGGGTACTACTGCTCGTAGTCACAGCTCAAGCAAAAAGCTGATAATTGGATTTGCCATTGCAGCCAGTTTTGGCCTTGTTTCCTTCGTTTCAGTGTTGATAGTGTGGGTAATATCCAAGAGGAGGATCAATCCAGGTGGAGAACCTGACAAGATTGAAGTAGAATCAATTTCTATCAGCTCTTACAGTGGGGTTCATCCCGAGGTTGACAAAGAGGCCAGCCAAGTGGTACTGTTCCCTAATAAAACAAGTGAAATCAAGGACCTTACCATAGTTGAAATATTAAAAGCTACTGAAAACTTCAGTCAGGCAAACATAATAGGATGTGGAGGTTTTGGTTTGGTGTATAAAGCAACATTACCAAATGGAACTGCTCTGGCCATTAAGAAACTTTCAGGAGAATTAGGTCTAATGGAAAGGGAATTTAAAGCAGAGGTAGAGGCTTTGTCGACAGCACAGCATGAGAATCTGGTTGCATTGCAAGGCTACTGTGTGCATGAGGGTGTTCGGCTTCTGATATACACTTACATGGAAAATGGAAGTCTGGATCACTGGCTACATGAGAAGGCAGATGGTCCATCTCAGATTGACTGGCCTACCCGACTGAAGATTGCACAAGGTGCAAGTTGTGGATTGGCTTACATGCACCAAATATGTGAACCACATATAGTGCATCGTGATATAAAGTCAAGCAATATACTTCTTGATGAAAAGTTTGAGGCACATGTTGCTGATTTTGGGCTGGCCAGACTCATTCTTCCTTATCACACTCACGTTACAACTGAACTTGTAGGCACATTAGGTTACATACCCCCAGAGTATGGACAAGCATGGGTGGCTACTCTGAGAGGAGACGTTTACAGCTTTGGGGTTGTCATGCTTGAGCTGCTAACGGGGAGAAGGCCTGTTGATGTAAGCAAGCCAAAAATGTCAAGGGAGTTAGTTGCCTGGGTTCAACAAATGAGGAGTGAAGGAAAACAAGATCAAGTCTTTGATCCATTTCTGAGAGGCAAGGGGTTTGAAGAACAGATGCTCAAGGTTCTTGATGTAGCCTGCATGTGTGTCAGCCATAATCCTTTCAAGAGACCCTGCATCCCAGAAGTTGTTGAATGGCTGAGGAATGTAGGATTATCCAACCACCATATGAATAAAGACTAG